CGGCGTGATCGGCGTCGGCGTGCCGGTGATCGTCGGCGTCGGCGTATCGGTTCGCGTCTGGGTCACTGTCGGCGTCGCGGTGCGCGTCGGAGTGTCGGTGGCTGTTGGCGTGATCGTCGGCGTCGGAGTGATCGTTCCCGTGCTGGTCACGGTCGGCGTCGAGGTGGGCGTGGGCACAGCCCGCGACACTGATCCACTGACAACGCAGATGTCGTCGAAGGTCAGCGTCACCCAGTAGTCGCCGTACAGCCCTGGGGTGAAGGGGACGTTCATGAACAGGCCGTACCAGGTGTTGGTCACGAAGGACGGAAGAACGATCGGCGGCGACGGCGCTTCGGCATGCGGCGAGATCGCGTCGCTGCCGAGCCAGTAGTAGCCCGAGAAGTTCATGCCCCACAGCGCCTGGCCCGGGTAGTAGCCCGGTTCGACCCAGGAGATGCTGGAATTGGTCAGATGCACCGCCCCCGGATTGTTGTTGGTGACGTTCATCCGAACCCACTGGCCCCAAATGTCGGTGTAGTTGACGCTGAGGGCGCTGCAGTCCGGGGTCGGGGTCACGGTCACCGTCGAGGTCTCCGTCGGGGAGGGGGTGATGGTGAGGGTCGGCGTGATCGTCGCCGTGAAGGTGGGCACGGAGATCGTCGCCGGCAGGCCGACGACGCGCGCCACGCGAAACTGCTCGACGATGGCTTCGCGCTTGGCCGTCAGCCGGATCTCGGGCCACCACGTGCTGACCAGGGGCACGATCAGCGGGTGCTCGAAGTCGACCGTGACCACGACCCGGTCGCCAGGGCCGCCTCCGTCCTCGGCGGGTGCGCAGTCCGCCGGCCAGTTAGC
Above is a genomic segment from Anaerolineales bacterium containing:
- a CDS encoding pilus assembly protein; protein product: MERLPASHPAATAGRRRFRGQGLVEFALILPVMLLLLFVIIELARVLHAWLAIENGARFGARYAVTGEFDDTYCAGFPGGVCDDRPEEDAARIPSIKDAARAGAVAILRNETVFPGVPGYFNITICSNKTGVIYSPADSNAPLPANWPADCAPAEDGGGPGDRVVVTVDFEHPLIVPLVSTWWPEIRLTAKREAIVEQFRVARVVGLPATISVPTFTATITPTLTITPSPTETSTVTVTPTPDCSALSVNYTDIWGQWVRMNVTNNNPGAVHLTNSSISWVEPGYYPGQALWGMNFSGYYWLGSDAISPHAEAPSPPIVLPSFVTNTWYGLFMNVPFTPGLYGDYWVTLTFDDICVVSGSVSRAVPTPTSTPTVTSTGTITPTPTITPTATDTPTRTATPTVTQTRTDTPTPTITGTPTPITPTNTSTITPTPSDTPTPTRTPTRTDTPTVTKTPTVTRTPTETDTPTRTPTHTATPTETDMPTRTPTPTRTLTPIATHTLPPSRTPTPSRTPTQACMDC